One Candidatus Thermoplasmatota archaeon genomic window, GTAGCTAGTGATGGAAAAGATTCTGCTGAAAGCAATTTATGGCATTTCGAGAGCGAGGAAAAAACTGGTGGGGAGGGGGGGGAGACCAATACAACCACCACGGGGTGGACAGTCATGATATATCTTGACGGAGACAACAACATGGATTCCTATGCCCAGATGGAATTAAGTGAAATTACTTCGGTTGAGACCAATGAAAATGTAACCGTGCTCGTTCTTTATGACGGCCGTGGAGACCATAATTCCCATCTTTACGTTTCGGAAAATAAATCGTTTAATGAAATGCCGCTGAGCGAAATAAATCCTGACTGGAGTTACGGAAACGAGGTAAACATGGGCGACTGTGCCCCCCTCCGGGAGTTTATAGGGTATTCAATGAAAAATTATCCTGCTGGAAATTACATGCTCGAGTTATGGAACCACGGCAACGGATGGATGGGCATATGCCGTGACGAGAACCCGGCTGATAGATTAACGATGGGGGAGATAAAAAATGCGATTTCTGGCAGCTGCGAGGAGTACGGCGAAATCATAGATGTTTTAGTATACACTGCCTGTGGGATGGGGGAAATAGAATGTGCATACGGGCTGACGGATTATGTAAGCTATTTTGTAGCCTCCGAGGAATCTGTTTTTGCAACGGGCCTGCCGCATGCAGACATTTTGGAAAGCATCGCGGGCAATACTTCAATGGGTGCTCATGAGTTATCCGAAGAAATAGTCAATGAATACGCTTTGTACTATCAATATGCCCAGAGCGCAACGATTTCCGCCTGGAACATGAATTTCATTGAAAACCTGACCCATGCTGTCGATGAGCTTGCACAGATATTGTCTTCCAGAACTGCAGCCCATGCTATCGAAATAGAGGATTCGTATTATGAAACAGAATCGTTTAACAGTATTGGAATCGTGGATTTGTATGATTTTGCCTTTAACATACAAAAAAATTTTGCGAATGACTCTGTTGTAAACAATGCCTCCCAGGCTGTTATAGAAAATGTTACAAGGGCAATATTCTATGAATGGCACGGAAATGAGCACCAAAATGCCCACGGCATAAGCATATATTTCCCGCCGGATGGCAACTACGTAAGCTCATATGAAAATACGGATTTTGCTTTACATACACACTGGGATGAATTTTTACGGGCATTTTACGGCATTTAATCCCGGCTGAAGGAGCGCGGAGTTTAACGTCAGGATGTCATGTAAAAAAAATCGATTATTTAAAATATCAAGAGTGTATGATTGAATTGGTCATCTAGACAGGAAAAATGAGGGATAAAAATAAGGAATGCATGGAGATTGAGGAAGCATTACGGGAAAGCGAGAAAAGGTATAGGGAGTTATTCGAAAATGCCAATGACATAATTTGGACTGCCGATGTGAAGGGCAGGTACACATCGGTAAATAAAATGTTCGAGAAAAGCCTCGGATATGATAGAGAAGAATTGATCGGAGAACAGTCGTTGAAACTCGTGGCTGATGAAGATAAAGAGAAATCGATACAAATATATCGAAAAACATTGGGTGGAAAACCGCAGTCATATGAATTGAAAATCAAGACAAAAGATGGGAATACTAGAATCGTTATGTTGAGGACGATGCCAATTCGAGAAAATGGGGAAGTTATTGGCGTTCAAGGTATTGCAAGAGACATTACGGAGAACAAAAAGGTAGAGGAGGAACTGCGAGAGAGTAATGAGCTGAAGCAGTTATTGATGGAAAGCTTTCCTAACAAGATATTCTTCAAAAATCGGAAATCCGTCTACGTGTTTTGCAACTCACATTATGCCGCGGATATAGGCATTGCTCCAGATGAGATTCAGGGCAAGACTGACTACAATTTCTATCCGCGGGACCTCGCTGACAAATACCGCACCGACGACCAGAGGATTATGAAATCCGGCCAGCTTGAGCAGATGGAAGAGCCTTACAGAATTGGCAACGAAGAACGTACAGTTCTCACTGTAAAAACACCAGTGCGAGACGCAAATGGCAACATTATCGGCGTACTGGGAATATTCACTGATATCACCGAGCGAAAGAAAATGGAGGAGGAATTAAAGCAATCAGAAGAAAAATACAGAACTTTGGTTGAAACAGCCCAAGAAGGAATTTGTATTGATGATGAAGACGATAATATCACTTTTGCCAATAAAGCATTTGCAGACATGCTTAGATATGAGAGAAATGAAATCATTGGCATGAATTTTCGGGAATTGATAGATGAAAGGCAGATACCCGAGTTGGAGAGACAAACGAAGATAAGGATGGAAGGAAAATCAAGCAAGTACGAAATCACATTATATACCAAGGATGGTAAACCTCGCACCGTTATCGTTTCCGCTGCACCATTATTGGATGTTGATGGAAAATATGAAGGTAGCATAAGTGTGAACCTGGATATTACAGAAAGAAAGAAAGCAGAGGAAAAAATAAAACATCTCAATCTAGTTTTGCGTGCCGTGCGCAATGTAAATCAGCTTATTGTTGGAGAGAAAGATAAAAACAAGTTAATTCAGAGGGTGTGCGATGTCTTCATCGAAACACGCGGCTATAGCAGTGCATGGATTGCACTCTTTGATGAAAATAAAAAGTTCATTACATTTGCAAAAACAGGTTTGGGTAAGGATTTTGCCCCATTGGAGGAATTGTTCAAGCGCGGCGAGCTGATAGAATGCTGCAGGAGGGCTTTAAAGCAATCTGGAGTTGTAACAATAAAAGATCCTTCTGCATGTGTTGGTTGTCCACTTTTGGGAAAAGAACCCAGTGAGAAGGCGATGACTGTTAGATTGGAATATAAAGGAAAAGTCTTCGGTCTGGCATCTGTTTCTATCCCTGCTCATCTTGCTGCTAATAAGGAGGAGCGTAGCCTTTTCAAAGAAGCTGTTGGTGATATTGCCTTTGCCCTATACAATATTGAAATGGAGGAAAAACACAAACAGGCAGAAGAAGCATTAAAAGAAAGCGAAGAGAAATTTAGATTGCTTGCAGAATCTTCCACATCAGCCATTTTCATTTACCAAGATGATATTTTTAAATATGCAAATCCGGCAATGGAAAAAATAAGTGGCTATTCTAGAGATGAATTAATTGGGATGAAGTTCTGGAATGTTGTGCATCCAGATGATGTTAGGGTAATAAAGAAAAGAGGTAAGGCAAGAGAAAAAGGAGGAAAAGTAGAGCCTCATCATTACGAATTCAGAGTTATAACAAAAGACGGTAAAACAAAATGGATTGACTTTGCTGCTGCAAATATTATATACGAAGGCAAGCCTGCTGGATTGGGTAATGCATATGATGTTACGGAAAGAAAGAGAGCAGAAGAAGCATTGAAAATAGCATTGGAGCAGGAAAGAGAATTTAAGGCTAGAACAGCACATTATTTCTTCAACCCCCTATGTATTGCAAAAGGATACCTTGAGCTGGCAATGAAAGATGAGAGAGATGCTGATCAGCGTGAGAAATTAAAAGCCATCATTAATGCTGTGGAAAGGGTGGAAAGTGTTGTAAAAAATGTAGTTACGAAGGGAGAGATTCGTGAGTAAAAGGATACTGGTTGTAGATGATGAAGAGGCAATACAGGAACTGATACAGATATACCTTTCCGAGTTGGATGTGAAAATATATCCCGCTTTAAGTGGTGAGGAAGGGTTAGAAAAATATACAGAGCTTATGAAAAAGGAAAAGAAAGCTGACCTGGTTATAATGAACCTCAAGCTTCCTGGCATGGACGGGGTTGAAACAACAAAAAAGATAATGCAGGTTAATCCAGACGCATTGATATATGGATTTACAGCATCTTTCGGCACTGGCTGGGCTGAAGAGCTGAAAAAAGCCGGTGCAAAAAGCGTGATACCAAGAACTGTTGGTTTTGATGCTTTTCGAGAGATTGTAAAAAAGATTTTGGAAGGGGAAGAAGTAGAACTCTGATAATGGATCTGCAAGCAGGACTTTTATACCGCAACTCATTACTTCATTGAATGCTGCCCAATGAAAATGCCCATATGGTGAATAATTCTTTGATGGGCAGGGTTTTATCAGAATTTTATTTACTGGAAAGGCACATAAAAATGCTGAAGCTAATAGTAAACGAAGAACCAATTGGGATAATAAAGTTATCAGAAAATACTGGATTGCCGGAGCATAAAGTGAGATATTCTCCCCGCGTGTTGGAAAAAAGGCTTAATAAAGCCAACTCGTCGCAGAGCGATAGCAACAGATAAAAGTTTTGAATTTGCCAAGGGTTTTAGGGAGGCGTTGGAAGGAATAGAATAACTGAAAAGGTTGTTATGATCAAAAACAAAAATTTTAAGCAAGCAATGCATTACAATATGTTAGAGAGGTGATGCAAAGAAATGAATGGAGGAATATTAAGTTCGGATATAATGACAAAATGGAGTGATATGCAAACCAAGTTCGGATATAAGGAGTTATCTGCAATTGGTCGCCGAATGTACATGATTCACAAAATTTTTAATAGCAATAAGAAATAAGGAGATGGAGTAACATGCTTGAAGCAAACAAGAAAGCAGCCGCAAAGTTTGGGATAGATATAGACCTTATAGAAAAGAGAGCAGACACGCAAAAAAATATTGAGATTTTGGGAAATGACCTAACCTTTATTGGTGTAAGAGAATTCGAGAGAACAAAACATGTCCATAGGTTACATCCTTATCTTGGTAAATTCATTCCTCAGCTTGTAGAGGTATTTTTAAGAAAGTATTTCAAAAAAGGTGATATAATACTTGATCCTTTTTCAGGTTCTGGAACAGCACTGATAGAAGCTAATGTATTAGGAATGAACTCAATAGGAATTGAACTATCACCTTTTAATGTATTAATTCAGAGAGTTAAAACGAAGAAATGTGATATTCCGGAGGTGGAAACGGAAATTAAAGATGCATTGAAAAGGTTGAGAGTGTTTAGTAAACAGCTAACAACAGGCGGACAGACATTATTCGGAAAGATAGAACGATTTGAAACTGACAGCGAATATTTAAAAACGTGGTTTGCAGATGGGGCATTACAGGAAATCTTGTTTTACCGAAGTATAATAGGTGATTACAAAAATCAGGATGTCTTAAAAATTATTCTCTCAAGGTCTGCCCGCTCAGCAAGACTTATCCCTCATTATGATTTAGCACGTCCCAAAAAACCTGTTAGAGAAACTTACTGGTGTATTAAACATAAAAGGTATTGCGAGCCTATTAATGAAGCTTTAAAATTCATAAACCGTTACAGTTATGATACAATAAAACGGTTAAAAGAATTTAACAAAATTAGAACAGATGCTTTTATCAAAATCTATCAAGGAAATGCACGGACGAATAAGTTGCCTGAGGATATAGAAATAGATGGTATTTTTACATCTCCACCATATGTGGGAGTTATCGATTATCATGAGCAACATAGGTATGCATATGAACTATTTGATTTCCCAAGACTTGATGAGCTAGAAATAGGACCTGCCAGAAAAGGACAGAATGGGAATGCTAAGAAAGAATACATGAAAGGGATAATAGATGTCTTTAAAAATGTATCTAAGTACCTGAAAGATGGAGCATTAATTTTTATCGTAGCAAATGATAAGTTTAACTTATATCCCGAAATTGGGAAACAATGTAGTTTTGAACTAATCGATGTTTTTAACAGACCCGTTCTGATGAGAACAGAGAGAGATTCTAATAAATATTTTGAATCTATATTCCATTTCAAGAAGGTGTAAATATGAGTTTATCATCAAAAACGGCAAGTGAAATCGCTGAACTTCTTACCACTACTGTAAGAGAAAAACTAAGGAAGTATAAACCTGAAACGGTGCATATGCCTTTTCATCATAGACTTCTTGGTAAAGACCGCTATGCAATATTTTCTTTTATTCAGTCAATGAATACTACTTTTGGAATCTCTATTTGGGAACAGGTTGCGGTTATTTTAGCTAAAGGTGCTGGCAATTATGCAAAAAGACAATATAAGTTACTTGGTGAAATAAACAATGAGACAGAAAAACTAATCAGCGGGCTTCACTATCAATTAAGAAAAGGAAAAATTTCTACAGACAAAATTTATGAAATAGAGCAGATTAGAAAGAAGATAAAAAGAGGTTCAGCAAAAACTGACCCAGATTCGGTTGTAGATTTGTTTGTAAAAATACAGAATGAAGAGAACTACTTTGACATCACAAGTGCTAAACCAAATATGAAAGAATTTGTGGCATTGAAACTGAAACTTTTGAGATGGACGGCTTTAAGATTAAGCCAAGATAAGAATATCAATCTTTTTACAAGACTTGCTATTCCCTATAATCCTTATCATCCAGAACCTTACGAGCGATGGACATTGAAAGGATTGTATGATTTAGAAAAAGGCGAAATTTTGGTTGGAAAGGAATTCTGGAATTTTGTTGCTTGTGATAATATCTACGAAGAATTATTAGATGTATTCCAGGAAGTCGGAGAAGAATTAAGAGATGAAATAAATAAAAAGTTTGATGAGTTTAGGACTGGTAAAGGAGATTAAACCATGAAAAATAAGCGACCAACAGCGTATAACATTCATTAGTTTCTAGCGAGAAGCTACGCTGCCTTTTGTATGGAAAAAACCATGTTCATCAGCACAGATAGAGCAATGCAAAATTCCATATATACGCTCCCTGAAACGCTTTCAGCAGGATATTCCTTCCTCCACCTTGCCCAATATGATTTGTGCATCGGTTCTTATTCTTTTTCCGCTTTTACCTTCTCACATCTTCAGAATAAGATCCAAAGATGACATAAAAAGAAAATAATTAAATATCGAGGGAGGTTTGCCTGATATGCTCTTTTCTACTTATGGGCTTTCCAAATCCTATGGTTCTTTCATGGCGCTTAACGACCTTACCATTGATGTGGAAGAGGGGACAGTGGGCTTGCTCGGCCCCAACGGTGCCGGAAAGAGCACTTTGCTGCGCATTCTCCTAGGGCTGATTGAGACATCCGGCGGTAGTTATGAAATCCTTGGTAATAGAAAGGGCAGGGTTGCACTGGACATGGTGGGATACATGCCTGAGCATGACTGCCTGCCGCCCGGGCTCACAGCCGTGGGATTCGTATCGTACTTCGGGCAACTTTCAGGTCTGCCTCCTGATGTGGCAATGG contains:
- a CDS encoding clostripain-related cysteine peptidase, which encodes VASDGKDSAESNLWHFESEEKTGGEGGETNTTTTGWTVMIYLDGDNNMDSYAQMELSEITSVETNENVTVLVLYDGRGDHNSHLYVSENKSFNEMPLSEINPDWSYGNEVNMGDCAPLREFIGYSMKNYPAGNYMLELWNHGNGWMGICRDENPADRLTMGEIKNAISGSCEEYGEIIDVLVYTACGMGEIECAYGLTDYVSYFVASEESVFATGLPHADILESIAGNTSMGAHELSEEIVNEYALYYQYAQSATISAWNMNFIENLTHAVDELAQILSSRTAAHAIEIEDSYYETESFNSIGIVDLYDFAFNIQKNFANDSVVNNASQAVIENVTRAIFYEWHGNEHQNAHGISIYFPPDGNYVSSYENTDFALHTHWDEFLRAFYGI
- a CDS encoding PAS domain S-box protein; amino-acid sequence: MRDKNKECMEIEEALRESEKRYRELFENANDIIWTADVKGRYTSVNKMFEKSLGYDREELIGEQSLKLVADEDKEKSIQIYRKTLGGKPQSYELKIKTKDGNTRIVMLRTMPIRENGEVIGVQGIARDITENKKVEEELRESNELKQLLMESFPNKIFFKNRKSVYVFCNSHYAADIGIAPDEIQGKTDYNFYPRDLADKYRTDDQRIMKSGQLEQMEEPYRIGNEERTVLTVKTPVRDANGNIIGVLGIFTDITERKKMEEELKQSEEKYRTLVETAQEGICIDDEDDNITFANKAFADMLRYERNEIIGMNFRELIDERQIPELERQTKIRMEGKSSKYEITLYTKDGKPRTVIVSAAPLLDVDGKYEGSISVNLDITERKKAEEKIKHLNLVLRAVRNVNQLIVGEKDKNKLIQRVCDVFIETRGYSSAWIALFDENKKFITFAKTGLGKDFAPLEELFKRGELIECCRRALKQSGVVTIKDPSACVGCPLLGKEPSEKAMTVRLEYKGKVFGLASVSIPAHLAANKEERSLFKEAVGDIAFALYNIEMEEKHKQAEEALKESEEKFRLLAESSTSAIFIYQDDIFKYANPAMEKISGYSRDELIGMKFWNVVHPDDVRVIKKRGKAREKGGKVEPHHYEFRVITKDGKTKWIDFAAANIIYEGKPAGLGNAYDVTERKRAEEALKIALEQEREFKARTAHYFFNPLCIAKGYLELAMKDERDADQREKLKAIINAVERVESVVKNVVTKGEIRE
- a CDS encoding response regulator, with the translated sequence MSKRILVVDDEEAIQELIQIYLSELDVKIYPALSGEEGLEKYTELMKKEKKADLVIMNLKLPGMDGVETTKKIMQVNPDALIYGFTASFGTGWAEELKKAGAKSVIPRTVGFDAFREIVKKILEGEEVEL
- a CDS encoding DNA methyltransferase; this translates as MLEANKKAAAKFGIDIDLIEKRADTQKNIEILGNDLTFIGVREFERTKHVHRLHPYLGKFIPQLVEVFLRKYFKKGDIILDPFSGSGTALIEANVLGMNSIGIELSPFNVLIQRVKTKKCDIPEVETEIKDALKRLRVFSKQLTTGGQTLFGKIERFETDSEYLKTWFADGALQEILFYRSIIGDYKNQDVLKIILSRSARSARLIPHYDLARPKKPVRETYWCIKHKRYCEPINEALKFINRYSYDTIKRLKEFNKIRTDAFIKIYQGNARTNKLPEDIEIDGIFTSPPYVGVIDYHEQHRYAYELFDFPRLDELEIGPARKGQNGNAKKEYMKGIIDVFKNVSKYLKDGALIFIVANDKFNLYPEIGKQCSFELIDVFNRPVLMRTERDSNKYFESIFHFKKV
- a CDS encoding TdeIII family type II restriction endonuclease codes for the protein MSLSSKTASEIAELLTTTVREKLRKYKPETVHMPFHHRLLGKDRYAIFSFIQSMNTTFGISIWEQVAVILAKGAGNYAKRQYKLLGEINNETEKLISGLHYQLRKGKISTDKIYEIEQIRKKIKRGSAKTDPDSVVDLFVKIQNEENYFDITSAKPNMKEFVALKLKLLRWTALRLSQDKNINLFTRLAIPYNPYHPEPYERWTLKGLYDLEKGEILVGKEFWNFVACDNIYEELLDVFQEVGEELRDEINKKFDEFRTGKGD